A window of Variovorax paradoxus genomic DNA:
ATGCGGGCGAGATGGCGCGATGCCGCGTACTCCATCATGCGCACCGCCATCGGCTCGATGCCGGCGGCGGCATTGATGACCACCGCCACCGTTTCGACCGCTTCCAGCGTCGGCAGGCTCTGGCCGAGGAAGTCGGGGCCGCCAGGCGTGTCGATGAGGTGGATGCGCGTGCCGGCATGCGTGAGATGCATCACCGATGCGTTGAGCGAGTGCTGCATGCGCCGCTCCAGCGGGTCGTGGTCGCTGACGGTGCTGCCGCGCTCCACGCTGCCGCACACCTTGACGGCACCCGCCTTGAACAACAGGGCCTCGGCCAGGGAGGTCTTGCCGGCGGCGGCGGCGCCGACGAGCGCCAGTGTTCGCACCGCTTCCATTTCGGCCGCGAGGCCGTTCGATCGGCTTGGCATGGCTGGACTCCTTCGCATCCGGAAGGCCGGCCCGGCGGCCCGCAAGGGCTCGGGTTCAGCGCACGGACGCCGGGTCAGCGTACGGGATTGGCCGGGCCGATGCAAGCCGGTGGCGGCCCGCCCTTCAGAACACGGCCGACAGCGCGAGCGTCAGCAGCAGCCCCATCACGGAGATGACCGTCTCCATCACGGACCAGGTCTTGATGGTCTGCCCCACCGTCAGCCCGAAATATTCCTTCACCAGCCAGAAGCCCGCATCGTTCACGTGGGAGAAGAACAGCGAGCCCGCGCCGATGGCCAGTACCACGAGCGACAGGTGGTTGGTCGACAGGCCGCCGGCCAGGGGCGCGATGATGCCGGCCGCAGTGACGGTCGCCACCGTTGCGGAGCCGGTCGCCAACCGGATCAGCACCGCCACGATCCAGCCCAGCACCAGCGTCGACAGGCCCGCCGCGAGCGCGATCTTGGCGATGGCGTTGCCGGTGCCGCCGTCGACGAGCGCCTGCTTGAAACCGCCCCCCGCGCCCACGATGAGCATCACGCCGACCACCGGCAGCAGGCTGTCGGCGATCTTTTTCGCCAGCACGGGCACGGTGAAGCCCACGGCGGTGCCGAAGGTCACCATGGCCAGCAGCACCGCCACCAGCAGCGCGAAGACCGGGTCGCCGACGAAGTCGAGCACGGGCCGCAGCGCGGCGGTCTTGTCCATCCAGATGTCGGCCGCCGCCTTCAGCAGCATCAGCACCAGGGGAGACAGCAGCGTGATCAGGGTCCAGGCGAAGGTCGGGCTGCCGGTCGGCTTCTGGTCGCCAGCGCCGGTGGACGACCCCGAGGCGGTGACGGCAAGCCCCGCGCCGGCCGCGCCGATCGGTACCAGCCTGGCGGCCAGCAGGCCGAAGAGCGGTCCGGCCACGGCCACCGTCGGAATGGCGATCAGCAACCCGAGCGCCAGGGTCACGCCCACGTTCGCATGCAGGATGGCGATGGCAGCAAGCGGCCCCGGGTGCGGCGGAATGAACCCGTGCAGCACCGACAGCCCGGCCAGCGCCGGAATCCCCAGCTTCATGGCGGGGCCCTTGGAGCGGTGCACCGCGAGCATGACCACGGGGATCAGCAGCACGAGCCCGATCTCGAAGAACATCGGGATGCCGATGATGCTGGCGACCAGCGCCATCTTCCAGGGCAGCGTGGCGGGGCGGCCTCGCAGCAGCGTCTCGACCAGCCTGTCGGCGCCGCCGGAATCCGCCAGCAGCTTGCCGAGCATCGCCCCCAGCGCGATGAGCACGCCGACATAGCCCAGCACGCCGCCCACGCCGTTCTCGTAGGACGCCGTCACCTTGTCCAGCGGAATGCCCGAGCCCACGCCGACGAAGAGCGCGCCGATGGTCAGGGCCAGGAAGGCATGCAGCTTCAGCCACACGATCAGCACGACCAGCAGCGCGATGCCGACGGCCGCGACGGCCAGCACCTGGATGTCGTGCGCGTTCAGCGCGGTGGAAGCGTTCATTTATTTCAGGCCCAGGCTGTCGATGATGGTCTGGGCCAGCGCGGAGGGCGCCGGGCCGATGTCGACGCGAATCGAGGGCTCGTCCGCCGAGGGCTCCTCCAGGTCGGCGAACTGGCTGTCGAGCAGGCTGGGCGGCATGAAGTGGCCGTGGCGTGCCATCAGGCGCGCGGCGATGGTCTCGCGCGAGCCGTGCAAGTAGACGAACACCACGCCCGCGCCGCGCCGGTTGATCACCTCGCGGTACGAGCGCTTCAGGGCCGAACAGGTGATGAGCCCGTTCTCGCCGGCGTCGATGCGCTCGTCCACCCAGTCGGCAACCTTGCGCAGCCAGGGCGCGCGGTCTTCGTCGGTGAGCGGATGGCCTGCCTCCATCTTGGCGATGTTCGAGGGCGGATGCAGCGCATCGCCCTCCTCGAAGGGCCATGAGAGACGACCCGCGAGGATGGCGGCCACGGTCGTCTTGCCGCAGCCGGAGACGCCCATGAGCACCAGCACCTGCGGTTTTTCGGAGGAAAGAGGCATTGGTTTCCTTGTCAGCCCAGCGCGTCGTTCAGTTGTTCGCGGAACTCGGTGAGGCTCACGGCCGCGCCGATCTCGCGCGGCAGCGCATCGCGCATCGAGAACACGCCGAGGATCTTCTTTTCCGTGGCCAGCGGCAGATGGCGAAATCCCCGCTCGATCATGAGCACCACGGCGTCGGACACCGGTGTTTCGGGCGGCACGCAGATCGGG
This region includes:
- a CDS encoding gluconokinase; the protein is MPLSSEKPQVLVLMGVSGCGKTTVAAILAGRLSWPFEEGDALHPPSNIAKMEAGHPLTDEDRAPWLRKVADWVDERIDAGENGLITCSALKRSYREVINRRGAGVVFVYLHGSRETIAARLMARHGHFMPPSLLDSQFADLEEPSADEPSIRVDIGPAPSALAQTIIDSLGLK
- a CDS encoding gluconate:H+ symporter yields the protein MNASTALNAHDIQVLAVAAVGIALLVVLIVWLKLHAFLALTIGALFVGVGSGIPLDKVTASYENGVGGVLGYVGVLIALGAMLGKLLADSGGADRLVETLLRGRPATLPWKMALVASIIGIPMFFEIGLVLLIPVVMLAVHRSKGPAMKLGIPALAGLSVLHGFIPPHPGPLAAIAILHANVGVTLALGLLIAIPTVAVAGPLFGLLAARLVPIGAAGAGLAVTASGSSTGAGDQKPTGSPTFAWTLITLLSPLVLMLLKAAADIWMDKTAALRPVLDFVGDPVFALLVAVLLAMVTFGTAVGFTVPVLAKKIADSLLPVVGVMLIVGAGGGFKQALVDGGTGNAIAKIALAAGLSTLVLGWIVAVLIRLATGSATVATVTAAGIIAPLAGGLSTNHLSLVVLAIGAGSLFFSHVNDAGFWLVKEYFGLTVGQTIKTWSVMETVISVMGLLLTLALSAVF